Sequence from the Miscanthus floridulus cultivar M001 chromosome 16, ASM1932011v1, whole genome shotgun sequence genome:
AAAGCGAGCCCCCCGGCGCCGAGGAGCGTCCAGCCACCGCACCCTTCCGAACATGGGACGCGGCAGTGGCCTGCTGctgagtcgtcgtcgtcgtccgagCACGGAGACCGAACGCGAGCAGCACTAGCAGAGCATGCTTTGGGAGCGCAGCAGGATCGTCATGGACGACGGCGGTGGCGTTGACGACTTCACCTTCGCCGCCGCCCAGCCGCCTCCTCGTCTACTATCtgcaggcagcggcggcggttgcATGGGCCCGCCGCTGCTGTACCCAGTCTTCGGCCGGCCGAGGTCCCCGCCGCGGGCTGCTCCGGCCCCGGAGCCAGAGACGGCCACCGCGCGGGTGCCGCTAGGACGGCTTCTGCTCGTGGACAGGGatccgtcgccaccgccgccgccagcgcccgcggacgacgtcgacgacgacgaaggCCTCGACTCGGTGCCGGTGGAGATGTTCTCCCCCTGGTCCCCCGGGTGGTCGGCCGCGGCGGCGTCCTCCTCCCCGGCGCGGTGCAAGAAGAGCGGCTCCACGGGGTCCGTGCTCCGCTGGCGGCCCCGGCTCGCCGTCGGGCGTAGCCAGAGCGACGGCAAGGAGAAGTTCGTCTTCTTGAGCACCGCCTCCTCCGGCGGGTGGTTCGGGCGCCGGAACCAGAAGGGGCGAGGCGCCGTGGAGGGTGCTGCCAGCGCCGGCTCCGCTGGAGGTGGTGGTGCCCACGCCTGGAGCTATTACGTCAACAATAATATGGGCGGCGGCGAGCGGCGCCGGAGGTCGTTCCTGCCATACAAGCAGGACCTTGTCGGGCTGTTCGCCAACGCCGCCGTGTTCCGCCGGAGCTACCTCCCGTTCTGATGAACACTACTCAGCGGCATATCGTACGTATTAACGTATACACGTACGTAGAGTGATTAAGTTGGTACAGTATAATATACTGCTATATATGTGATCGAGCGATTGGTAACTTTGGCTGGCTTGTTTATTTGCTGGTAATCATCAGTTTACTGCAGTGTAATGTAACACAGGGCTGGATGACAGCTTTATACCTGGAGCCGGTCAGCCGTGAAGTGTGTGTACTGTGCACACTCCATTAGTCCATTTTATTCAGCATATTTTTAGGATTTGTTTGACCTATTGCTTGTAGAGCACGAGCAGGTGATATATATTTTGGATTACGAGACAGCTGTTCTTTGTTCTTGgtgacaaaaaaaaagaaaaagtggAGTTAGAGAATCCTCTTTACTtactt
This genomic interval carries:
- the LOC136513196 gene encoding uncharacterized protein, translating into MLWERSRIVMDDGGGVDDFTFAAAQPPPRLLSAGSGGGCMGPPLLYPVFGRPRSPPRAAPAPEPETATARVPLGRLLLVDRDPSPPPPPAPADDVDDDEGLDSVPVEMFSPWSPGWSAAAASSSPARCKKSGSTGSVLRWRPRLAVGRSQSDGKEKFVFLSTASSGGWFGRRNQKGRGAVEGAASAGSAGGGGAHAWSYYVNNNMGGGERRRRSFLPYKQDLVGLFANAAVFRRSYLPF